Proteins encoded by one window of Venturia canescens isolate UGA chromosome 2, ASM1945775v1, whole genome shotgun sequence:
- the LOC122407206 gene encoding DNA repair protein complementing XP-C cells homolog has protein sequence MSLSSDDESSDSSGAEYLIQPGKLNLESSFFKRSTSNTTKSSDTNKINEVSDSSDSDDDFHCVDDEKDSATLLAEVMKNLENANKTNASIVENNVKEEKEGLKKESPKKEDKHVLSNEIANLLLQGETGTSSFVPSSNEDVEETKPLEYTIPKEGVNIILPGTDMMFRRQKKSNSSIEDVLRRKINQRLRSNQIYIHKTGLLCWLAHGFHLNKQINDAEVLATALSLVPSTSYPKGRTDLKYLEQFTKWFKNLITIEFKEVDEAVKKETLLVRLKEKKVHNYRELVLLCIATLRAIGLTCRLVISMCPPPLKPSGHQLFQKPKSEVKDEKNNEKPSRTSAAKISKQGKRSSKNEKMRSGAQESSSKIIPENSSVVDEGLKTDAKKRAASILTKFANTQNKKSIKTLLNQKSSTSGTVKSPDKKGNSGDSQEKEVEKVTSQEKKRDETKSLKSNADHVQSPPRTRTLRSRVIEQNSRANSVKVNKTVHFEEEIQKPNEKESTRRTRARKVPAPSTSKKADSDSDFEMEEKSSKNQASTSQKHIMSESDSDDEFEPKPPPKKRKIIHSKKSDSPRVSIDRRVLSSDEEESSEIVDAKGAQNVWIEVYVESEESWISISVPDNKIHCVSEIYKKAPKPVLYVVAWNSVGTLKDVTRRYCPHWLTETRKKRVDENWWTETLLPWKENDSVLSKAEDEMLLQRELEQPLPTTVGECKGHPLYVLTRHLLKFEALYPPECVPLGHTRTGEAIYSRHCVHTLCSRETWIKKARVVKPAQIAYKTVKALPKYDKLSGIKLKDQPLELFGKWQTTPYVPPEAKNGIVPRNEYGNVDLFQQCMLPKGTVHINLPGLNRIARKLGIDCSPAVVGFNFGCRGALPAFEGFVVCEEFEDTLREAWETEQIEAHKRAVEKREKRIYGNWKKLIKGLFIRERLAARYDFTNDDDDNNDDEKKPSSSSKHGKSKASQTKKSNAKKVKTS, from the exons atgagtCTTTCATCGGATGATGAGAGTTCAGATAGTAGCGGAGCTGAGTATCTCATTCAGCCGGGCAAGTTGAACTTGGAGAGTTCGTTTTTCAAACGATCAACTTCGAACACTACAAAATCATCAGACACCAATAAAATCAACGAAGTCAGTGATTCCTCAGATTCTGACGATGATTTCCATTGCGTTGATGACGAGAAAGATTCAGCTACGCTTCTGGCCGaggtgatgaaaaatttggaaaacgcGAATAAAACGAATGCTTCGATCGTCGAGAATAAcgtaaaagaggaaaaagaaggtTTGAAAAAGGAATCGCCAAAAAAGGAGGATAAACATGTTCTCTCCAACGAAATTGCAAATCTTTTGTTACAAGGTGAAACAGGCACTTCGTCCTTTGTACCCAGTTCAAATGAAGACGTTGAGGAGACGAAACCTCTGGAATATACAATTCCGAAGGAAGGTGTTAACATCATCCTTCCTGGAACAGATATGATGTTCCGgcgacaaaaaaaaagcaacagTAGCATAGAAGATGTgctgagaagaaaaattaatcaaagacTCCGTTCCAATCAAATATACATTCATAAAACTGGTCTTTTGTGTTGGTTAGCCCATGGTTTTCATCTCAACAAACAAATCAACGACGCCGAAGTCCTTGCCACTGCACTTTCCCTTGTTCCTTCCACAAGCTATCCCAAAGGCCGTACCGATCTCAAGTACCTGGAACAGTTCACTAAGtggtttaaaaatttgattacaATTGAGTTCAAGGAAGTTGACGAAGCTGTCAAAAAAGAAACTTTACTAGTGAgactgaaagaaaaaaaagtacataaTTATCGAGAACTGGTCCTCTTATGTATTGCCACTCTTCGAGCGATCG GTCTCACCTGCAGACTGGTCATATCTATGTGCCCACCTCCTTTGAAACCAAGCGGTCaccaactttttcaaaaacccaaGTCTGAAGtgaaagatgagaaaaataatgagaaaccCAGCAGGACTAGTGCTGCTAAGATTTCAAAGCAAGGCAAAAGGAGcagcaaaaatgaaaaaatgagaagcgGTGCGCAGGAATCCAGTTCGAAGATCATACCTGAAAACAGCAGTGTAGTTGATGAAGGTTTGAAAACAGATGCGAAAAAGCGAGCTGCAAGCATTTTAACTAAATTTGCGAATACACAgaacaaaaaatcaatcaaaacaCTACTTAATCAGAAAAGTAGTACTTCGGGTACTGTCAAGAGTCCGGATAAGAAAGGGAATAGCGGTGACAGCCAGGAAAAGGAAGTTGAAAAAGTAACGagccaagaaaaaaaacgtgatgaAACAAAAAGTCTTAAAAGCAATGCTGATCATGTACAAAGTCCTCCGCGAACAAGGACTCTAAGGTCAAGAGTTATTGAACAGAATTCTCGAGCCAATAGTGTCAAGGTAAATAAAACGGTTCATTTTGAGGAGGAGATTCAAAAaccgaatgaaaaagaatCAACGAGACGAACACGAGCGAGAAAAGTGCCTGCACCTTCAACGAGCAAAAAAGCAGACAGTGATTCTGACTTtgagatggaagaaaaatcgtcaaaaaatCAAGCCAGCACGAGTCAAAAACATATTatgtcagaaagcgattccgACGATGAATTTGAACCAAAACCGCCTcctaaaaaaagaaaaataatacattcgaaaaaaagtgaCTCTCCTCGGGTTTCTATTGATAGAAGAGTTTTATCTTCTGACGAAGAAGAATCATCGGAAATCGTCGATGCCAAAGGAGCTCAAAACGTTTGGATCGAGGTTTATGTTGAGTCCGAGGAGAGCTGGATCAGTATTAGTGTGCCCGATAACAAAATCCATTGCGTCAGTGAAATCTAT AAAAAAGCCCCAAAGCCTGTGCTATACGTTGTTGCCTGGAATTCGGTTGGCACGTTGAAGGATGTCACGCGAAGATATTGTCCTCACTGGCTAACGGAAACTCGAAAAAAGCGCGTTGACGAAAATTGGTGGACTGAAACGTTGCTTCCGTGGAAAGAAAATGACAGTGTACTGTCCAAAGCCGAAGACGAGATGCTTTTACAACG TGAATTGGAGCAGCCTCTACCAACAACAGTGGGAGAGTGCAAAGGACATCCGTTGTATGTTTTAACGAGgcatttgttaaaatttgaagCCTTGTATCCCCCGGAATGTGTTCCTCTTGGTCACACGCGGACAGGAGAAGCAATTTATTCGCGTCACTGTGTTCACACTTTATGCTCCCGTGAGACCTGGATAAAGAAAGCTCGTGTCGTAAAACCCGCTCAAATTGCCTACAAAACCGTTAAAGCACTACCAAAGTACGATAAG CTCTCCGGGATTAAATTGAAAGATCAGCCGCTCGAATTGTTTGGCAAATGGCAAACAACACCATATGTTCCACCTGAAGCTAAAAACGGCATTGTGCCCAGAAATGAATATGGAAATGTTGATCTTTTCCAACAATGCATGCTGCCTAAAGGAACCGTCCATATTAATC TTCCAGGGTTGAACCGAATAGCGAGAAAATTAGGAATAGATTGTTCGCCAGCAGTAGTTGGTTTTAACTTCGGGTGTCGTGGAGCTTTGCCAGCATTTGAAGGTTTCGTCGTATGTGAAGAATTCGAGGACACGTTACGAGAAGCTTGGGAGACCGAGCAGATCGAAGCGCACAAGCGAGCGGTGGAGAAACGCGAAAAGCGAATTTACGGTAATTGGAAAAAACTCATAAAAGGATTGTTCATAAGAGAGAGGCTTGCGGCGCGTTATGATTTCACCAATGATGACGATGACAACAACGATGACGAGAAAAAGCCATCCTCGTCTTCAAAACATGGCAAAAGCAAAGCCtcgcaaacaaaaaaatcgaatgcgaaaaaagtaaaaacttcctaa
- the eas gene encoding ethanolamine kinase 1: MERLTNEVHLDLTVDESELIEGATEVVKSIRPDWPVDQFRFKVFTNGITNKLVGVWYPDHYNEMVLVRVYGHKTDLLINRKDETRNIRILHRAGYTHSLYATFNNGLAYEFIQGDILTVENVRQPDVYWLVAKRMAQMHKLNPNLPDTGKEPIIWEKTEKFMSIMPKEFDDPEKQLRFENLVAPYHVLENEYTFLKAVLPKLNNPVVFAHNDLLLGNILYNKKENTVTFIDFEYTGYNYQAFDIANHFAEFVGIEMPDYALYPDETFQRSWIRIYLQAYRETSNVSEDDVNVLYEHVRKFLLLSHFFWGCWSLIQSKHSSIDFDFLQYASIRFKEYFHRKDSLIEKFENC; encoded by the exons ATGGAACGGCTGACTAACGAAGTACATCTTGATCTTACTGTGGATGAAAGTGAGCTTATCGAAGGTGCGACTGAAGTTGTTAAGAGTATAAGACCTGATTGGCCTGTTGATCAATTTCGATTTAAG gTTTTCACAAATGGGATCACTAATAAATTGGTGGGAGTTTGGTATCCGGATCATTACAACGAAATGGTCCTGGTTAGAGTTTATGGCCACAAAACAGATTTGCTGATCAATCGCAAAGATGAAACAAGAAATATTCGG ATTCTGCACAGAGCTGGCTACACACATTCCTTGTACGCAACTTTCAACAATGGACTTGCTTACGAATTTATTCAGGGTGATATTCTTACAGTTGAAAATGTAAGACAGCCGGATGTTTATTGGTTGGTTGCTAAACGTATGGCTCAGATGCATAAGTTAAATCCCAATCTCCCAGATACAGGAAAAGAGCCAATCATTTGGGAAAAGACGGAAAAATTTATGAGCATCATGCCCAAGGAATTCGATGACCCGGAGAAGCAACTCAG attcgaAAACCTCGTGGCGCCGTATCACGTTTTGGAGAATGAATACACATTCTTAAAAGCAGTACTTCCGAAACTCAACAATCCTGTTGTTTTCGCTCACAACGATCTTCTTTTGGGAAACATTCTATACAACAAGAAGGAAAATACTGTAACATTCATTGACTTTGAGTATACAGGGTACAACTACCAAGCCTTCGACATAGCAAATCATTTTGCTGAATTTGTGG GTATAGAGATGCCAGATTACGCTTTGTATCCGGATGAAACTTTCCAAAGATCCTGGATTAGGATTTACTTGCAAGCATATCGAGAAACGAGCAACGTGTCTGAAGACGATGTTAATGTTTTGTACGAACACGTCAGAAAATTCCTCCTTCTGTCTCACTTTTTCTGGGGCTGTTGGTCACTCATACAGAGCAAGCATTCCTCCATCGACTTCGACTTTTTACA gtATGCATCAATCAGATTCAAGGAATATTTTCATCGGAAGGActctttgattgaaaaattcgaaaactgtTGA
- the LSm1 gene encoding U6 snRNA-associated Sm-like protein LSm1, whose translation MDIVPGTASLLDELDKKLMVLLRDGRTLIGYLRSVDQFANLVLHHTIERIHVGKEYGDIPRGVFIIRGENVVLLGEIDRDKEKDLPLSEVSVDDILDAQRREQELKQDQERLMNKALKERGLSYIPDLGHDDMF comes from the exons ATGGATATTGTTCCAGGAACAGCCTCTCTACTTGACGAGCTAGATA AAAAACTCATGGTTTTGTTGAGAGATGGCAGAACTCTGATTGGATATCTGAGGAGTGTTGATCAATTTGCGAACTTGGTTCTTCATCATACGATAGAAAGGATTCATGTTGGAAAAGAATATGGAGACATTCCAAGAGGGGTATTCATCATTCGCGGTGAAAATGTGGTCCTTTTAGGTGAAATT gACAGGGACAAAGAGAAAGACCTGCCATTGTCCGAGGTTTCAGTCGACGATATTTTGGATGCTCAGAGACGAGAACAAGAGCTTAAGCAAGATCAAGAACGATTGATGAACAAAGCTCTGAAAGAGCGAGGTCTGTCTTACATTCCGGATCTTGGCCACGATGACATGTTTTGA
- the PRAS40 gene encoding uncharacterized protein PRAS40 — translation MYITCKCLNVSIRTRGNELKDVKDDDLEINPAERAAGFFNEKLATVTELEGITKEQSGLVEVRNVGSWIIHYCYNCSIYTHAVHREHGAALVLINTNMIMSSDEIDKMRASPNYSPVFRIVIVRNSLDDGDLLQPPTKFSVSQLSRPRQMALAGIQQQLEEAVQRQVAATEEKIRAFTAEQYQILEQFREKAHAEHTILTRLICNSEDTGKTTNNVEDRPNPTPERVKVNSTTSIAQSINSQSPNVLPGVITGENIRHQAAPKHPAHLQMNGGNKKKDKVQVFCQEPSSFNEEAMFSIEGMDDAFFPEQLQPSEDESETDGHDEGIHLPRGQRGGHPTLAKSLPVSVPAFPSFIERTIQDEDDDQLSRDPLDPHNIRASMKALAKSIHGDTVFGDLPRPRFSTQI, via the exons ATGTATATTACGTGTAAATGCTTGAACGTCTCGATACGAACGAGAGGCAATGAATTGAAGGACGTTAAGGACGATGATTTGGAGATCAATCCGGCCGAACGTGCCGCTGGCTTTTTTAATGag AAACTCGCTACGGTCACTGAACTCGAAGGTATAACTAAGGAACAATCTGGTCTTGTAGAAGTGAGAAATGTTGGATCCTGGATCATTCATTATTGTTACAATTGTTCAATTTACACCCACGCCGTTCATAGAGAACACGGCGCTGCTTTGGTTCTCATTAACACCAATATGATT atGTCTTCCGATGAAATAGACAAAATGAGAGCTAGTCCTAACTATAGTCCTGTATTCAGGATAGTCATCGTCCGGAATAGTTTGGATGATGGAGATCTTCTTCAACCGCCAACAAAATTTTCTG tTTCTCAGCTATCAAGGCCACGACAAATGGCCTTGGCAGGCATTCAGCAACAACTCGAGGAAGCTGTACAGAGACAAGTTGCTGCGACagaggaaaaaattcgtgCATTCACCGCCGAACaatatcagattttggaaCAATTTCGGGAAAAAGCACATGCAGAACATACCATTTTAACAAG GTTGATTTGCAACAGTGAAGATACCGGAAAAACGACTAACAACGTTGAAGACAGACCGAACCCGACTCCTGAGAGAGTTAAAGTTAATTCAACTACCTCAATAGCACAATCGATAAATTCACAGTCACCGAATGTTCTCCCTGGCGTGATCACCGGTGAAAATATCAGGCATCAGGCAGCACCGAAACATCCAGCTCATTTACAAATG AACGGAGGTAACAAAAAGAAAGACAAAGTACAAGTATTTTGCCAAGAGCCGAGTAGTTTCAATGAAGAAGCGATGTTTTCCATCGAAGGAATGGACGACGCCTTTTTTCCAGAACAATTACAACCGTCCGAGGATGAATCTGAAACGGACG GTCACGACGAAGGGATTCATCTACCGAGAGGTCAGAGAGGAGGCCATCCAACTTTGGCCAAATCACTGCCCGTTAGCGTACCTGCTTTTCCATCATTCATAGAAAGGACCATTCAGGATGAGGATGACGATCAG CTATCCAGAGATCCACTTGATCCACACAACATTCGAGCTTCAATGAAAGCTCTCGCCAAAAGCATACACGGTGACACAGTTTTTGGAGATTTGCCTCGTCCACGTTTCTCAACGCAGATCTGA
- the LOC122407212 gene encoding lysoplasmalogenase-like protein TMEM86A — MSSTTQVLKSVGPKLVPFFKSVSVYFVLLADQPSLLTACIKCLPIISLIFFVLLHGMSLSKEYTFSRRILAGLVFSCFGDALIVWPSLFLGGMGMFALAQIMYITAFGFVPLNATLGASLYAICGLVVYILMPGLNGVLAVGVPVYTALLATMTWRALSRVQSQGVPWTWTKLCSGMGGVCFAISDALLGFHHFYAPMPYATVSIMLTYYAAQLGISLSTVDSREKDKSLAKR, encoded by the exons ATGTCATCAACAACGCAAGTG TTGAAGAGTGTAGGACCAAAATTGGTACCTTTCTTCAAGAGCGTATCGGTTTACTTTGTTCTACTGGCAGACCAGCCGTCGCTTCTTACAGCATGTATCAAGTGTTTGCCTATCATAAgtctcatattttttgtacTTCTTCATGGGATGAGCCTATCCAAAGA GTACACATTTTCAAGGAGAATACTGGCAGGTTTGGTGTTCAGTTGCTTCGGAGATGCTCTCATAGTTTGGCCAAGTTTATTCCTGGGCGGGATGGGAATGTTTGCATTGGCTCAAATAATGTACATCACTGCTTTTGGTTTCGTTCCTCTTAACGCGACTCTAGGAGCGTCGCTTTACGCGATTTGCGGACTGG TCGTATATATATTGATGCCTGGCCTCAATGGCGTCCTCGCTGTCGGTGTTCCCGTTTACACAGCCCTTCTTGCGACGATGACTTGGCGCGCCCTTTCCAGAGTTCAGTCTCAGGGG GTACCATGGACTTGGACGAAATTGTGCAGTGGAATGGGAGGCGTTTGTTTCGCTATATCAGACGCGCTTTTGGGATTCCATCACTTTTACGCGCCAATGCCTTACGCCACG gtGAGCATAATGTTGACGTATTATGCAGCGCAATTGGGAATTTCCTTGAGCACGGTGGACTCAAGGGAAAAAGACAAGTCTCTGGCAAAGCGGTGA